The following coding sequences lie in one Arachis ipaensis cultivar K30076 chromosome B03, Araip1.1, whole genome shotgun sequence genomic window:
- the LOC107628807 gene encoding auxin-responsive protein SAUR21-like: MAIRLPSSVIHAKRVLSRSLSGGKKVSGNVQKGYLAVYVGEEEQKKRYMVPISYLHEPAFQQLLSEAEEEFGFNHSMGGLTIPCSEDIFCSVTSQLKS; encoded by the coding sequence ATGGCTATTCGTTTGCCTTCTTCGGTGATTCATGCTAAACGTGTCCTCAGCCGGTCTCTTTCAGGTGGCAAAAAAGTGTCTGGAAATGTGCAAAAAGGGTATCTTGCAGTGTATGTTGGAGAAGAGGAGCAAAAGAAGAGATATATGGTTCCTATATCATACTTGCATGAACCTGCTTTTCAACAATTGCTAAGTGAAGCCGAGGAAGAATTTGGATTTAATCACTCAATGGGAGGTCTAACAATTCCTTGCAGTGAAGACATCTTTTGCAGTGTGACTTCTCAGTTAAAAAGTTAG
- the LOC107628789 gene encoding disease resistance protein TAO1-like isoform X1, whose protein sequence is MDCMRIQSPLSLKKNWKYDVFVSFRGETRFNFTDHLYAALQRHGIFAFRDDTKLEKGGLISAGLLKAIEGSQVLIVVFSINYASSTWCLQELAKIADCIETPGQRVLPVFYDVSPTEVRRQSGNYEKAFMKHEERFKDDAEKMEQVRRWRAALTQVANLSGWDVKKDKSQSAEIENIVKVVTNIVSPKPSSSLSDDIVGMHSPLHELEKLLLLLSDDDVRVRVVGICGMGGIGKSTLATILYGKISHQYDSSCFVDDVSRIYGDYGPLGVQKQLLCQAFMQENFSICNLSLANNLIQTRLCHRKVLLVLDNVDEGIQLEKLAIKRERLGRGSRIIIVSRDEHILREYGADEVFKVPLLNDENALQLFCRKAFKCNHVAKDYESLTDSALKYANGLPLAIKVLGSFLFGRDVSEWSSALIRLKEKPTKDIMDVLRISFDALDDMEKEIFLDIACFFPFKREEYVKEILRIRGFYPDIGIRILIDKSLITIFDGWEIVMHDLLRELGRSIVREKSPHEPRKWSRLWNQKDLSNVLRENKIAENLEAIVLREFCIYREELPVEALSQMSNLKLLIILSLTENLSFSGCLHFLSNELGYLEWESYPFTCLPSSFQPNKLVKLILDYSNIKELWKGIKDLPNLTHIALRGSHNLVKIPNLSQAPNLEELNLEGCVKLVHLDPSVGSLQKLRFLNLKWCKSLVKIPILARTPNLEAINLEGCVKLVHLDPSVGSLEKLRFLNLECCKSLVKIPIFSRTPNLEMLNLGGCDKLVHLDASIGSLEKLRFMNLENCKNLVSIPNSIFHLNSLQDLNLSGCSKLFKYQLLENPRQSEQLNTGQSVQSHMTSSICKTLTRPLHFLSSRRRSNSVGSLVPSLSRFPVLTSLDISFCNLVQIPEAIGQLHCLEDLNIGGNNIVALPHCIKELPKLRKLNLEYCKHLKWLPSTLLPIRRDCYGGIYVFNCPNLSDTEGCRVTVISWMIKMIQVNLQCSFPKYSIRAVVPGTKIPRWFSEQNAGSSIWLDPSPILDDNNCIGIAVCGTFVAHHASPQFVRRVTGSLLHCHFHRSCYRGGVYYIVPIRFKQDLITTELDHMLLMFCSRENIIHYFSEVLKEGPCYRDGNELAIESDYPEVVEVKSVGYRWVFKEDVEQFNPTMMYGANSSSRHNQKHKFLAIQDEQLM, encoded by the exons ATGGATTGCATGAGAATCCAAAGCCCCTTGTCTCTTAAGAAGAATTGGAAATATGATGTGTTTGTGAGTTTTAGAGGGGAGACTCGCTTCAACTTCACTGATCATCTTTATGCTGCTCTCCAAAGACACGGCATATTTGCCTTCAGGGATGATACTAAGCTCGAGAAAGGAGGACTTATATCTGCAGGGCTTCTGAAAGCTATTGAAGGATCACAGGTTCTGATTGTTGTCTTCTCTATCAACTATGCTTCCTCCACATGGTGCTTGCAAGAGCTGGCAAAGATAGCTGACTGCATTGAAACACCGGGACAGCGTGTTCTGCCAGTTTTCTATGATGTGAGTCCAACTGAGGTGAGAAGGCAAAGTGGAAATTATGAAAAAGCCTTTATGAAACATGAAGAAAGATTCAAAGATGATGCAGAGAAGATGGAGCAAGTGCGAAGATGGAGGGCGGCTCTAACACAAGTAGCTAATCTCTCTGGCTGGGATGTGAAGAAGGATAA GTCACAATCTGCTGAGATTGAAAATATCGTCAAAGTGGTAACAAACATAGTGAGTCCCAAACCATCATCAAGTCTATCTGATGATATAGTTGGGATGCATTCTCCTCTACATGAATTAGAAAAGCTTCTACTTTTGCTCTCAGACGATGATGTTCGAGTTCGAGTTGTAGGGATTTGTGGAATGGGCGGCATAGGAAAGTCAACTCTTGCCACCATTTTATATGGAAAAATCTCTCATCAATATGATTCTTCATGTTTTGTGGATGACGTAAGTAGAATTTACGGAGATTATGGTCCACTTGGTGTACAAAAGCAACTTCTTTGTCAAGCTTTCATGCAAGAAAATTTTTCGATATGCAATCTTTCACTGGCAAATAATCTGATTCAAACTAGGTTATGCCATAGAAAGGTTCTCCTAGTTCTTGATAATGTTGATGAGGGGATTCAATTGGAGAAGTTGGCTATAAAACGGGAAAGGCTAGGTAGAGGGAGTAGAATAATCATAGTTTCTAGAGATGAGCATATATTGAGAGAGTATGGAGCGGATGAAGTTTTCAAAGTTCCGCTCTTAAATGATGAGAATGCTCTCCAATTGTTTTGCAGAAAAGCTTTCAAATGTAATCACGTTGCAAAAGATTACGAGAGCCTGACAGATTCTGCATTAAAATATGCTAATGGACTTCCTTTAGCGATTAAAGTATTGGGCTCATTTTTGTTTGGGCGAGATGTCTCCGAATGGAGTAGTGCATTAATTAGATTGAAAGAAAAGCCAACAAAAGATATTATGGATGTGCTACGAATCAGTTTTGATGCACTTGACGATATGGAAAAGGAAATATTTCTTGATATTGCTTGTTTCTTTCCATTTAAGCGCGAAGAATATGTGAAAGAGATTTTACGTATTCGAGGATTTTATCCTGATATTGGTATAAGAATTCTCATTGATAAATCACTTATAACTATTTTTGATGGATGGGAGATAGTTATGCACGATCTGTTGAGAGAGTTGGGTAGAAGTATTGTTCGAGAAAAATCACCCCACGAACCAAGAAAGTGGAGCAGGTTGTGGAATCAAAAGGATCTAAGCAATGTCTTACGAGAAAACAAG ATAGCAGAAAACCTTGAAGCCATAGTTCTCCGAGAATTTTGTATCTACAGGGAAGAGTTGCCAGTTGAAGCTTTATCACAAATGAGTAACCTGAAATTGCTTATTATACTTAGTCTTACTGAAAATTTGAGTTTCTCAGGATGCCTGCATTTTCTTTCTAATGAGTTGGGATATCTTGAATGGGAAAGTTATCCTTTCACATGTTTGCCATCAAGCTTTCAGCCAAATAAACTCGTTAAACTAATCCTGGATTATAGCAACATCAAAGAACTCTGGAAGGGAATAAAG GATCTACCTAATTTGACACATATAGCACTAAGAGGTTCTCATAATCTTGTAAAGATACCAAACTTATCTCAGGCCCCAAATCTTGAGGAACTAAATCTTGAAGGATGTGTTAAACTTGTTCACCTTGATCCATCTGTTGGTTCTCTACAAAAACTTCGTTTCTTGAATCTGAAATGGTGCAAAAGCCTTGTAAAGATACCCATCTTAGCTCGGACTCCAAATCTTGAGGCAATAAATCTTGAAGGATGTGTTAAACTTGTTCACCTTGATCCATCTGTTGGTTCTCTAGAAAAACTTCGTTTCTTGAATCTGGAATGCTGCAAAAGCCTTGTAAAGATACCCATCTTTTCTCGGACTCCAAATCTTGAGATGTTAAATCTTGGAGGATGTGATAAACTTGTTCACCTTGATGCATCTATTGGTTCTCTAGAAAAACTTCGTTTCATGAATTTGGAAAACTGCAAAAATCTTGTTAGTATTCCCAATAGCATATTTCATCTTAATTCTCTTCAAGATTTAAATCTTTCTGGGTGTTCGAAATTATTTAAATATCAGTTGTTAGAGAATCCAAGACAGAGCGAGCAGTTGAATACAGGTCAAAGTGTGCAAAGCCACATGACATCATCCATATGCAAAACTCTTACAAGGCCTCTCCATTTTTTATCTTCTAGAAGGCGTTCGAATTCAGTTGGTTCATTGGTGCCTTCTTTGTCTCGTTTCCCAGTTTTGACATCTCTTGACATAAGTTTCTGTAATCTAGTTCAAATCCCTGAAGCTATTGGACAGTTACATTGTTTAGAAGATTTAAATATAGGGGGAAACAATATTGTTGCGCTACCTCATTGCATCAAGGAACTTCCCAAGCTAAGGAAGTTGAACTTGGAGTACTGTAAGCATCTAAAGTGGTTGCCAAGTACACTTTTGCCGATCAGAAGAGATTGCTATGGAGGAATATATGTTTTCAACTGCCCAAATTTGAGTGACACGGAAGGTTGTCGTGTGACAGTTATTTCATGGATGATAAAAATGATTCAG GTGAACTTGCAATGCTCTTTCCCCAAATACAGCATTAGAGCTGTTGTTCCAGGAACTAAAATTCCAAGGTGGTTCAGCGAACAGAATGCGGGTAGTTCAATATGGCTGGATCCGTCTCCCATTCTAGATGACAACAATTGTATTGGCATTGCTGTTTGTGGAACATTTGTTGCACATCATGCTTCACCTCAATTTGTTCGACGAGTGACAGGATCTCTTTTACATTGTCATTTTCATCGAAGTTGCTATCGGGGGGGCGTTTATTACATTGTTCCAATACGGTTTAAGCAGGATTTGATCACAACTGAATTGGATCATATGTTGCTAATGTTTTGCTCCCGGGAAAATATCATTCATTATTTTTCAGAGGTTTTAAAAGAAGGGCCATGTTATCGTGATGGTAATGAATTGGCCATCGAAAGTGATTATCCAGAAGTAGTAGAAGTGAAGAGTGTTGGTTATCGTTGGGTATTCAAGGAAGATGTGGAACAATTTAACCCAACAATGATGTACGGAGCCAATTCTTCATCTCGTCACAATCAGAAGCACAAGTTTTTGGCAATTCAAGATGAGCAATTAATGTAG